The sequence TATATCTAGTCCAGCTTCTTTTGCCCTATTGATTGCCTCAATAGATGATTTGCCTGTTGTTAGTACGTCCTCAATAATCACAATCCTGTCACCCTTCTTAACATTTCCCTCGATCCACTGCATTGTGCCGTGAGACTTTGCTGTCTTTCTCACAACGAATGCCTCAATAGGTTTGTTTTTCAGATAGGATGTATATGATATTGCATATGCTATTGGATCAGCTCCAAGTGTAAGGCCTCCGACTGCGCTTATATTAAGATCCTTTATCATCCCAAACATCAGATTGCCTATGAGATACATTCCTTCAGGGTGAAGCGTTACTGATTTACAGTTGAAATAATAATTGGACATTCTGCCGGACACGAGTTTAAAAACAGGTTCTTCGCTGTATTTAAAAGATTTCTCAAGTACTAATTCTACAAGTCTGTTTTTCATTCTCTCTCCCGGCGATAAAGTATTAAATCTTTTTTCAGATAAATTTAACATTATTCCGATTTTCATTACAAGTTTTCCTTATGAATATAACTCAGACAGTTGTCAATCTTCATTACCAGAATGTAAACTACCAAACATGAACTTTAAAATCATTTCGCAGGATGAAAATTCACGTCTGGGGATTATCGAGACAGAGCATGGGAACATAAACACTCCTGTATTCATGCCTGTAGGAACTCAGGCAACAGTAAAGGCCATGTCTCCTCTTGAATTAAAAGAGATCGGCTCTGAAATAATTCTCTCCAATACATATCACCTTTATCTGAGGCCCGGCCACGAGACAATAGCAAAGCTGGGCGGACTGCATAAATTCATGGGATGGGATGGACCAATCTTGACTGACAGCGGAGGCTTCCAGGTCTACAGTCTTTCTGCATTACGAGAGATTGATGAAAAGGGCGTTCACTTTAAATCACATCTCGACGGCTCCATGCATTTTATCAGCCCGCAGATCGCAATGGAAATACAGTCTGAGCTTGGCTCTGATATCTGCATGGCATTTGATGAATGCACGCCGTATCCCTCAACTTACGAGTACAGCCAGAAATCCCTTGAACTTACAACAAAATGGGTAAAACAGTGCAAAGAA is a genomic window of Nitrospiraceae bacterium containing:
- the pyrE gene encoding orotate phosphoribosyltransferase, which produces MKNRLVELVLEKSFKYSEEPVFKLVSGRMSNYYFNCKSVTLHPEGMYLIGNLMFGMIKDLNISAVGGLTLGADPIAYAISYTSYLKNKPIEAFVVRKTAKSHGTMQWIEGNVKKGDRIVIIEDVLTTGKSSIEAINRAKEAGLDIVKVISLVDRQEGGRESIEAAGHKVEALVSRDDVMELYRKLKKK